In Actinomycetota bacterium, the sequence CGCCGCGCAGAGACCGGCCACCGTCGCGTCGACATCTGCGCTCACGTGGGTGACGAGACCGATCTGGCGGGCGTGGTCGGCGTCGAAGACCTGGCCGGTGAGGAACGGCGCCGTGAGCTGGGCGGCACCGACGCGGCGCAGGATCGGCACGGAGATGATCGCCGGAGCGACGCCGATGCGTACTTCGGTGAACGCGAAGTCGACTGCGGGGTCGACGACCACGAGGTCGCAGGCGGCCATCACGCCGATGCCCCCAGCCCGCACCGGGCCCTTGACGGCGGCGATCGTCGGTACGTCGGATTCCATCAGCACTCGCATCGCCCTCACCATCGGCGACGAGGAGCTGCCCGCCGGCGTGGAACCGCCGGCCGCCGCGCGCTCCTTCAGGTCGGCGCCAGCGCAAAACGCGGGTGGGCAGTGGGTGAGCACGATCACACGGGCTTCGCCGGCCAGAGCGTCGTCGAGCGCGGCGTTCAGCCCGGCGACGAGCGCGCGGGACAAGGCGTTGCGGT encodes:
- a CDS encoding enoyl-CoA hydratase/isomerase family protein, which translates into the protein MAEHPVRLDVHDEVATITLDSPGNRNALSRALVAGLNAALDDALAGEARVIVLTHCPPAFCAGADLKERAAAGGSTPAGSSSSPMVRAMRVLMESDVPTIAAVKGPVRAGGIGVMAACDLVVVDPAVDFAFTEVRIGVAPAIISVPILRRVGAAQLTAPFLTGQVFDADHARQIGLVTHVSADVDATVAGLCAAIVSSAPAATAATKRLLHEVPGLPLDEAFSRMQALSEALFGGAEAAEGITAFVEKRSPRWPPRAGRATELS